From Streptomyces sp. NBC_01551:
GCCTCGATCTCGGCCTCGGCCTCGGTGCGGCCCACCCAGTTGGCGCCCTCGACCGACTTGCCCGGCTCCAGGTCCTTGTAGACCTCGAAGAAGTGCTGGATCTCCAGGCGGTCGAACTCCGACACGTGGTGGATGTCGCGCAGGTGCTCGACACGCGGGTCCGAGGCCGGCACGCACAGCAGCTTGTCGTCGCCGCCCGCCTCGTCCGTCATGCGGAACATGCCGATCGCGCGGCACTTGATGAGGCAGCCGGGGAAGGTCGGCTCGTCCAGGATGACCAGCGCGTCCAGCGGGTCGCCGTCCTCGCCGAGGGTGTTCTCGACGAAGCCGTAGTCCGCCGGGTAGCTGGTGGAGGTGAAGAGGCGACGGTCCAGACGGATCCGGCCGGTCTCGTGGTCCACCTCGTACTTGTTCCGCGAACCCTTGGGGATCTCGATGGTGACGTCGAACTCCACGTCCTGCTCCTCCATGCTTCGGGACTGCATTGATACAGATGCGTGCGCGTCCGTCCCAGCCCTGCCGGGTGGGGTGCCATGCTCGCGGCAAGACGCAATGGTTAAGTGTCCCTCACGCATATCCGTGATCGCGAAAGGGGCTGGTCCGAGGTGCCCTTGGTCAAGACGTGGCAGCTCATCGCGGCATCGGCCGTCGCCGGCCTCGTCCTGTCGGCCGCGACGGTCTCCGCCGCAGGTCCCTGGGACTCCGGCCAGCGTAAGGCCGAGCGGGACAAGGCCGCCTCCTGGAGCCGGACGGGTGG
This genomic window contains:
- a CDS encoding inorganic diphosphatase, which encodes MEFDVTIEIPKGSRNKYEVDHETGRIRLDRRLFTSTSYPADYGFVENTLGEDGDPLDALVILDEPTFPGCLIKCRAIGMFRMTDEAGGDDKLLCVPASDPRVEHLRDIHHVSEFDRLEIQHFFEVYKDLEPGKSVEGANWVGRTEAEAEIEASYKRLEAQGGHH